A single window of Aspergillus puulaauensis MK2 DNA, chromosome 5, nearly complete sequence DNA harbors:
- a CDS encoding RTA1 domain-containing protein (COG:S;~EggNog:ENOG410PQ62;~InterPro:IPR007568;~TransMembrane:7 (o29-48i60-80o92-117i152-171o191-212i233-250o270-288i);~go_component: GO:0016021 - integral component of membrane [Evidence IEA]) translates to MHAGKWNFQKRETADDDDDWSVFFYNPSLPAAILFAGLYLIPLVYHLYVSYIAYRRGRYFRYSYTLPLLIAAAVEVIGYGQRAASTQNVQDIGTFATSLTLIVLAPVLVCASLYILLSRIIRSTSTEASGQCHDNQEKGDTRVLGGYLKAAWLPKIFITLDVGAMLTQGGGSAVASAGEWEEDSLGKAGKGILIAGLALQLATFSVFLVVVVKFHRDALKGGVLAQEEGMKRVLSGVYIAGFFIMVRSIFRVIEFAWGMDSYLMTHEWPVYVLEAVPMFIAFMVLGWYHPSRWLPSSAAGESKGRQWLKRHRRRNLPQQGESVSSV, encoded by the exons ATGCACGCCGGAAAGTGGAACTTCCAAAAGCGCGAGACcgctgacgacgacgacgactggAGCGTCTTCTTCTACAACCCGTCCCTTCCCGCCGCAATCCTCTTTGCAGGCCTCTACCTAATCCCCTTGGTCTACCACCTCTACGTCTCCTACATCGCGTACCGACGCGGTAGATACTTCCGGTACAGCTACACCCTTCCGCTCTTaatcgccgccgccgtcgaggTAATCGGCTACGGCCAGCGGGCGGCATCTACCCAGAACGTCCAGGACATAGGCACATTTGCGACCTCCCTGACTTTGATTGTCCTTGCGCCTGTACTTGTTTGTGCTTCGCTTTATATTCTGCTTAGCAGGATCATCCGTTCAACCTCGACTGAAGCAAGCGGTCAGTGCCACGACAACCAAGAAAAAGGAGACACAAGAGTCCTCGGCGGATACCTGAAAGCAGCCTGGCTCCCGAAGATCTTCATCACGCTGGACGTCGGGGCTATGCTCACTCAGGGTGGCGGGAGCGCCGTCGCGTCGGCAGGGGAATGGGAGGAGGATTCACTGGGGAAGGCCGGTAAGGGGATCTTGATCGCCGGATTGGCACTACAGCTTGCGACCTTTTCTGTGTTCCTGGTTGTGGTGGTAAAGTTTCATCGCGATGCTTTGAAGGGTGGTGTTTTGGCGCAGGAGGAGGGCATGAAAAGGGTTCTGTCGGGGGTTTATATTGCAGGGTTCTTCATTATG GTCCGATCCATCTTCCGAGTGATTGAATTTGCGTGGGGTATGGATTCGTATCTCATGACGCACGAGTGGCCGGTGTATGTCCTTGAGGCAGTGCCCATGTTCATTGCCTTTATGGTTCTTGGATGGTATCACCCATCCAGATGGCTGCCTTCGTCCGCTGCAGGGGAATCCAAAGGGAGACAGTGGCTCAAGCGGCACCGGCGGAGGAACCTCCCGCAGCAGGGTGAGAGTGTCTCGAGTgtatga